A stretch of Ferribacterium limneticum DNA encodes these proteins:
- a CDS encoding GDP-L-fucose synthase family protein, translated as MDQNAKIYVAGHRGLVGSALVKNLQAKGYSNLVLRTHAELDLTDQAATEAFFASEKPDYVFLAAAKVGGIHANNEYPAEFIRDNLAIQTNIIHAAWKHQVKRLMFLGSSCIYPKQAPQPMKEDSLLTGPLEPTNRPYALAKIAGIEMCWSYNRQYCTKYLAVMPTNLYGPGDNYHPENSHVIPALIRKFHEAKISNAPTVTVWGTGTPRREFLYSEDMADACVFLMNLPDEKYDSLLGSDEAKTGKFEPPLVNIGVGEDVTIKELAEMVKQAVGYSGEIVFDSTKPDGTARKLMDVGKLHSMDWRNETNLKTGLGISYADFLSD; from the coding sequence ATGGACCAGAACGCCAAAATCTACGTTGCAGGCCACCGCGGCCTGGTCGGCTCTGCGCTGGTCAAAAACCTGCAAGCCAAAGGCTATTCCAACCTCGTCCTGCGCACCCATGCCGAGCTCGACCTCACCGACCAGGCGGCCACAGAAGCCTTCTTCGCCAGCGAAAAGCCGGACTACGTCTTTCTCGCCGCAGCCAAAGTCGGCGGCATTCATGCCAACAACGAATACCCGGCCGAATTCATCCGTGACAACCTGGCCATCCAGACCAACATCATCCACGCCGCCTGGAAGCATCAGGTCAAACGGCTGATGTTCCTCGGCTCCAGCTGCATCTACCCCAAACAGGCGCCACAGCCGATGAAGGAAGACAGCCTGCTCACCGGCCCGCTGGAACCGACCAACCGCCCCTACGCCCTGGCCAAGATCGCCGGCATCGAAATGTGCTGGAGCTACAACCGCCAGTACTGCACCAAGTACCTCGCCGTCATGCCAACCAACCTCTACGGCCCCGGCGACAACTACCACCCGGAAAACAGCCACGTCATCCCAGCCCTGATCCGCAAGTTCCACGAGGCGAAAATCAGCAACGCCCCGACCGTGACCGTCTGGGGTACCGGCACGCCGCGCCGTGAATTCCTCTACAGCGAAGACATGGCCGACGCCTGCGTTTTCCTGATGAACCTGCCGGACGAGAAGTACGACAGCCTGTTGGGCAGCGACGAAGCGAAGACCGGCAAATTCGAGCCGCCACTGGTGAACATCGGCGTCGGGGAAGACGTGACGATCAAGGAACTGGCCGAAATGGTGAAACAGGCAGTGGGATACAGCGGCGAGATTGTGTTCGACAGCACGAAGCCGGATGGAACGGCGAGGAAGCTGATGGATGTGGGAAAGCTGCACTCCATGGATTGGCGAAATGAGACCAATCTTAAAACTGGGCTTGGGATTTCCTACGCAGATTTTCTGAGCGACTAA
- a CDS encoding heparin lyase I family protein, with protein MSVRKYLAIAAFAHSLIMAPAVAASVVEDWSATRGAYDIHAVGVDRFVIEQDQDGKFGRVAKFTVKPGDVFKNSSGERSEVVLDGWQDTSRFRVTGSEGTEYYRISVKLAADWHPPEKNEIGQSWGIFFQLHGPNDYSAPPAISLHAEDKFGLFVLGGNLAEKTGGKRFLTDPNLNPGKWVDFILVIKWAIDANGSIAVYRRDEGETSWEKIADISSVATLHYLGTPVAKPHYWKAGFYRSKGTASNSLWLGPIIRTRSFAEAAK; from the coding sequence ATGTCCGTTAGGAAATATCTCGCCATCGCCGCTTTTGCTCATTCTTTGATCATGGCTCCGGCCGTTGCAGCATCGGTCGTGGAGGATTGGTCGGCCACCCGAGGGGCCTACGATATCCACGCCGTTGGGGTAGACAGATTCGTTATCGAGCAGGACCAGGACGGGAAATTCGGGAGGGTTGCAAAGTTCACTGTAAAACCGGGGGATGTTTTCAAAAACAGTTCTGGCGAACGTAGCGAGGTTGTCCTGGATGGGTGGCAGGATACGAGCCGCTTCAGGGTAACTGGCTCAGAAGGGACCGAGTACTACCGTATTTCGGTAAAACTGGCTGCAGACTGGCACCCTCCGGAAAAGAATGAAATAGGCCAGAGTTGGGGCATTTTTTTTCAGCTTCATGGCCCAAACGATTATTCGGCACCACCAGCAATATCGCTTCATGCAGAGGATAAATTCGGACTGTTTGTCCTGGGTGGAAACCTGGCCGAAAAAACAGGAGGCAAGCGCTTTCTGACCGACCCCAATCTCAACCCCGGCAAATGGGTTGATTTCATTTTGGTGATCAAGTGGGCCATCGATGCAAACGGTTCGATTGCCGTTTACCGTCGTGACGAGGGGGAAACCAGCTGGGAAAAAATCGCTGACATTTCGTCGGTCGCCACACTTCACTACCTTGGTACGCCGGTTGCAAAACCGCATTATTGGAAGGCGGGTTTTTACCGATCGAAGGGTACTGCCTCAAATTCGCTTTGGCTCGGCCCAATCATCCGCACCAGGTCGTTCGCTGAAGCGGCAAAGTGA
- a CDS encoding AAC(3) family N-acetyltransferase, with product MKQIAKRILPLLPPVLQTLLRKEAERRRQIEKQARKERVSITRGDVEQALAQLRFDSDVILHSSISNIGKFEQPVQEIAALFAQTVDISRHTLLVPALPFNSSMREHLDKAEVFDVRSARNAMGAIPNILMAYPGAKRSIHPTHSVVALGPEAGFYVDSHEADATPFGPNSPFFKLTKRRGKILMFGVGLNSVTNFHVYEDLLGPALPFEVYLDRKYVTKCVGRDGAEIIVESPCHNPQLSSRRECERARSHLQSSGAISTIPFGESEISLIDAHLFTVTLLEMLLAGQSIYGEITISPEQRHAVQNALRDISCA from the coding sequence ATGAAACAGATCGCCAAACGCATCCTTCCACTGTTGCCACCGGTGCTGCAGACCCTCCTGCGCAAGGAAGCAGAACGTCGTCGCCAAATCGAAAAACAGGCTCGAAAGGAACGGGTATCGATCACGCGTGGGGATGTGGAGCAGGCCTTGGCACAGCTCAGATTCGATAGCGATGTGATCCTTCATTCGTCAATCTCCAACATCGGCAAATTTGAGCAGCCGGTTCAGGAGATTGCAGCTTTATTCGCTCAAACCGTTGATATATCGAGGCATACACTCCTGGTGCCGGCCCTCCCCTTCAACTCAAGCATGAGAGAACATCTTGATAAGGCTGAGGTATTTGATGTTCGTTCCGCACGCAATGCCATGGGGGCGATACCGAACATTCTGATGGCTTATCCGGGTGCAAAACGCAGCATTCATCCGACCCATTCTGTCGTCGCTCTCGGCCCAGAAGCCGGGTTCTACGTCGATAGCCACGAGGCCGATGCAACGCCGTTTGGCCCAAATAGCCCGTTTTTCAAGCTAACCAAACGTAGGGGAAAGATACTCATGTTCGGCGTCGGGCTGAACTCTGTAACCAACTTCCACGTTTACGAAGACCTGCTTGGCCCGGCTCTGCCGTTCGAGGTGTATCTGGACAGAAAGTACGTCACCAAGTGCGTTGGTCGTGATGGCGCCGAAATCATCGTCGAATCTCCTTGCCACAATCCGCAACTGTCGTCACGACGCGAGTGTGAAAGAGCGAGATCACATTTACAGTCTTCGGGTGCGATTTCGACGATTCCTTTTGGAGAATCGGAAATTTCCTTGATTGATGCCCATCTATTCACTGTCACGTTGCTGGAGATGTTGCTGGCAGGCCAGTCGATTTACGGCGAAATCACCATTTCCCCCGAACAGCGTCATGCCGTCCAGAATGCTCTGCGAGATATTTCATGCGCCTGA
- a CDS encoding glycosyltransferase family 4 protein, with protein sequence MALNTPDKIMIVGMALNGTGGLVAVAKTQLAGGISARWDVEYVSTYRGGDGPLTQITITSKALWQINSLLRKRCIRLMHIHGASRGSFWRKSMVCALARLYRVPYVFQLHSGEFPIFYDQECGRLAKAWVRKTLRGSAAVIALTEQWKHSLGMIEPLAQIEVIPNPVSVPQQLPEKRAVATTVLYLGRLSEKKGVFDLIRAVPSVIAKVPDARFVVAGDEGIDAVRQLAKELGVDSRVETPGWIDGVDKEKAFAQADVLVLPSYFEGLPVCILEAMANGVPIVTTDVGGIPDVVSHDQSALMTQPGDVAGLSQALIELLTNRERRERLRAQAFSDAGRFFSIETIDRKLESTYQRVMLDGLSRSSERASERRMS encoded by the coding sequence ATGGCACTCAATACTCCCGACAAAATCATGATCGTTGGCATGGCGCTGAATGGCACTGGCGGCTTGGTTGCAGTAGCCAAGACGCAACTTGCCGGAGGCATCTCTGCTAGGTGGGATGTCGAATACGTTTCGACCTACCGCGGAGGCGATGGCCCGTTGACTCAAATTACCATCACTTCTAAGGCTCTTTGGCAGATCAACAGTTTGCTCCGCAAACGTTGCATCCGGCTTATGCACATTCACGGAGCATCGCGAGGCAGTTTCTGGCGTAAATCCATGGTTTGTGCGCTCGCGAGGCTGTACCGCGTTCCGTACGTGTTTCAGTTGCATAGCGGCGAATTTCCCATTTTCTACGATCAGGAGTGCGGCCGCCTTGCCAAGGCCTGGGTGCGCAAAACACTGCGCGGCAGTGCTGCTGTCATCGCCTTGACCGAACAATGGAAACATTCGCTTGGCATGATTGAACCTCTGGCGCAAATCGAGGTTATTCCCAATCCTGTCTCGGTTCCGCAGCAGCTCCCGGAGAAGCGAGCCGTAGCAACAACGGTTCTCTATCTCGGCCGTCTGAGTGAGAAAAAAGGGGTTTTCGATTTGATCCGTGCGGTTCCAAGCGTGATTGCCAAGGTTCCTGATGCCCGATTCGTCGTCGCGGGAGACGAAGGCATTGATGCCGTGCGCCAGTTGGCTAAAGAGCTTGGGGTCGATTCCCGAGTTGAAACACCTGGTTGGATCGACGGAGTTGATAAGGAAAAAGCGTTTGCTCAAGCGGATGTGCTGGTTTTGCCATCTTATTTTGAGGGGTTGCCAGTCTGCATTCTTGAAGCCATGGCAAACGGCGTACCGATTGTCACGACCGATGTTGGCGGTATTCCGGATGTTGTTTCCCATGACCAAAGCGCACTGATGACTCAACCCGGAGATGTTGCGGGGCTGTCCCAAGCTCTCATTGAGCTGCTGACGAACAGGGAGCGAAGAGAGCGCCTCAGAGCGCAAGCATTCAGCGATGCAGGTAGATTTTTCTCGATTGAGACGATCGACAGGAAGCTTGAATCGACCTACCAGCGAGTAATGCTCGACGGATTGAGTCGTTCTTCAGAACGCGCTTCTGAGCGCCGCATGTCATAG
- the gmd gene encoding GDP-mannose 4,6-dehydratase yields the protein MTKKALITGVTGQDGAYLTEFLLGKGYEVHGIKRRASLFNTDRIDHLYQDPHVEHKQLILHYGDLTDSTNLIRIIQLVQPDEIYNLAAMSHVAVSFETPEYTANADGIGTLRILEAIRILGLEKKTRFYQASTSELYGLVQEIPQKETTPFYPRSPYAVAKIYGYWITVNYREAYGMYACNGILFNHESPLRGETFVTRKITRAVARMALGLQDCLYLGNLSALRDWGHARDYVEMQWLMLQQEQPEDFVIATGVQYSVRQFVEFACNELGIQVRWEGEGVDEQGIVTAVTGKDVKIKVGDTIVRVDPRYFRPTEVETLLGDPSKAKEKLGWTPKTTLPELVKEMVQADYSAAKRDALVKMAGFQAYDYHE from the coding sequence ATGACCAAAAAAGCATTAATCACCGGTGTCACCGGCCAGGATGGTGCGTATCTCACCGAGTTCCTGCTCGGCAAAGGATACGAAGTGCACGGCATCAAGCGCCGCGCCTCGCTCTTCAACACCGACCGCATCGACCACCTCTACCAAGACCCGCATGTCGAGCACAAGCAACTCATTCTTCACTACGGCGACCTCACCGACTCGACCAACCTGATCCGTATCATCCAGCTCGTTCAGCCCGACGAAATCTACAATCTGGCCGCCATGAGCCATGTAGCCGTCAGCTTCGAAACCCCGGAATACACCGCCAACGCCGACGGCATCGGCACCCTGCGCATCCTCGAAGCCATCCGCATCCTTGGCCTCGAAAAGAAAACCCGCTTCTACCAGGCCAGCACCAGCGAGCTCTACGGCCTGGTGCAGGAAATCCCGCAGAAGGAAACCACCCCCTTCTACCCGCGCAGCCCCTACGCCGTCGCCAAAATCTACGGCTACTGGATCACCGTCAACTACCGCGAAGCCTATGGCATGTATGCCTGCAACGGCATTCTGTTCAACCACGAATCCCCGCTGCGCGGCGAAACCTTCGTCACCCGCAAGATCACCCGCGCCGTGGCACGCATGGCACTCGGCCTGCAAGACTGCCTCTATCTCGGCAACCTCTCCGCACTACGCGACTGGGGACACGCCCGCGACTACGTCGAAATGCAATGGCTGATGCTGCAGCAAGAACAACCCGAAGACTTCGTCATCGCCACCGGCGTGCAATACAGCGTGCGCCAGTTTGTCGAATTTGCCTGTAACGAACTCGGCATCCAGGTCCGCTGGGAAGGCGAAGGCGTCGACGAGCAAGGCATCGTCACCGCCGTTACCGGCAAGGACGTCAAAATCAAGGTTGGCGATACCATCGTGCGCGTCGACCCGCGCTACTTCCGCCCCACCGAAGTCGAAACCCTGCTCGGCGACCCCAGCAAAGCCAAGGAAAAACTCGGCTGGACACCAAAGACCACCCTGCCGGAACTAGTCAAGGAAATGGTCCAGGCCGACTACTCCGCCGCCAAGCGCGATGCGTTGGTCAAAATGGCCGGCTTCCAAGCCTACGATTACCACGAATAA
- a CDS encoding glycosyltransferase family 4 protein: MRILHFTWGLAQGGSENLAVDLANEQCRNHQVMILVANEAIDTVLAGRLHPSIKLLHLKRPEGSRNPLWIIRMLAAINLFRPDVVHSHAHNLAAIGRFIFAPLVLTVHANHIQLSKHSTRFSAICCISRTVEEDVKQRYSQLSPRLVANGVRTSAIAIRNTPPSRPLRAVQVSRLVHATKGQDLLIEALAALNADCDVPIMTIDFIGSGASQAFLQELADKKNLSNSCNFLGAKSREEVFANLQNYDLLVQPSRDEGFGLTVAEGMAAGIPVVVSDLPGPMEVIANGQHGYHFQSDSPEALARTLKAAASDIHGEKLMSRLSAARQFVIDEYDLSHTSESYLRVYEEVTNVR; this comes from the coding sequence ATGCGTATTCTTCATTTCACTTGGGGATTGGCGCAGGGGGGCTCTGAGAACCTGGCGGTAGACCTTGCCAATGAACAGTGCCGAAACCATCAAGTCATGATTTTGGTGGCGAATGAGGCGATTGATACGGTACTTGCCGGCAGGCTGCACCCATCAATCAAGCTATTGCATTTGAAGCGGCCGGAGGGTAGCCGAAATCCGCTTTGGATCATTCGCATGCTGGCGGCTATCAATCTCTTCCGCCCTGATGTCGTGCATTCACATGCCCACAATCTGGCGGCAATTGGCCGCTTTATTTTTGCCCCGCTTGTGCTGACGGTGCATGCAAACCATATCCAGTTGTCAAAGCACTCAACGAGGTTCTCGGCCATCTGTTGCATTTCCCGAACGGTCGAGGAGGATGTCAAGCAGCGCTATTCGCAGCTTTCACCCCGTCTTGTAGCCAATGGCGTGCGTACGTCTGCCATTGCCATTCGTAACACACCGCCCTCACGACCATTGCGCGCAGTCCAGGTGAGCCGCCTTGTTCACGCCACCAAGGGGCAGGATTTGCTGATTGAGGCCCTGGCAGCCCTCAATGCAGATTGCGACGTACCAATAATGACCATCGACTTTATTGGCAGCGGCGCTTCGCAAGCCTTTTTGCAAGAGCTTGCAGACAAAAAGAATTTGTCGAATTCCTGTAATTTCCTGGGCGCAAAATCCCGCGAAGAGGTTTTCGCAAATCTTCAAAATTACGATCTGCTGGTACAACCTTCGCGCGACGAGGGCTTTGGCCTGACAGTTGCCGAGGGGATGGCAGCAGGCATCCCGGTCGTGGTTTCTGACCTGCCGGGACCAATGGAAGTTATCGCCAACGGGCAGCACGGTTATCACTTTCAAAGCGATAGCCCTGAAGCACTTGCAAGGACGTTGAAAGCAGCGGCTTCAGATATCCATGGTGAAAAGCTGATGTCTCGTTTGAGCGCAGCCCGACAGTTCGTAATCGATGAATACGATCTGTCCCATACCTCTGAAAGCTATTTACGGGTTTACGAGGAGGTGACCAATGTCCGTTAG
- a CDS encoding CatB-related O-acetyltransferase has translation MRYRSLRAINVLIDSTASVDRLTKFDGYNKVYAQAYLINSTLGRLSYVSPYSVIANCDLGAFCSIGPGVRVGPGFHPMNWISSHPAFYSDAMQANFSFTKSKKYSDSKRVKIGNDVWIGANALVLDGVSIGNGAVIAAGAVITKDVLPYAVVGGIPGRILRMRFDNDKIEQLLSWQWWNLPLDELARVADKFTDQDDWSVIDLQKIAKLKI, from the coding sequence ATGCGCTATCGCTCATTGCGCGCAATAAACGTGTTGATTGATTCAACTGCATCCGTTGACCGCCTCACTAAGTTCGACGGATATAACAAGGTGTATGCCCAGGCATACCTCATCAACAGCACGCTCGGCAGGCTTAGCTACGTCAGTCCGTACTCCGTCATCGCAAATTGCGATCTAGGAGCATTTTGCAGTATCGGGCCTGGAGTTCGTGTAGGCCCCGGTTTCCATCCGATGAATTGGATTAGTAGCCATCCAGCGTTCTATTCAGATGCGATGCAAGCAAATTTTTCGTTCACCAAGTCAAAAAAATACTCAGATAGCAAACGAGTAAAAATCGGTAACGATGTCTGGATTGGTGCGAACGCACTAGTACTGGATGGCGTTTCGATTGGCAATGGGGCGGTGATTGCAGCTGGTGCCGTCATTACAAAAGATGTTTTGCCCTACGCAGTCGTTGGGGGCATCCCAGGAAGAATACTCAGAATGCGATTTGATAATGACAAGATTGAGCAACTGCTGTCTTGGCAATGGTGGAATTTACCTCTAGACGAGCTAGCGAGAGTTGCTGATAAGTTCACAGATCAAGATGATTGGTCAGTAATTGACCTTCAAAAAATTGCGAAATTAAAAATATAG
- a CDS encoding lipopolysaccharide biosynthesis protein, whose product MQLLLAFPHELRDKGKAVDFRRTTGRNARWSLAQTIISTATVFVLYKYLYNTLGPEVLGLWAVVLASVSLGRLAELGFSTTILRYVSRHLANGNKEHAARILETGLISIGCPFALVLLVLYPIANESMRYVVPIGNLVAAREILPYALGTLWFGVTGSIIQSALDGCGRMDIKSRILIIGNLVYVPAAILLVQNWNITGLAACQLLQSAIVGILVWRATRQELPALKWAPLNWDKACFREILGYAAGLQLGNLLLMLFEPATKILLSRYCGLNEVAHFEMANQVVSRVRALITSATQAYLPTLSSSAENVSFVRQIVREAMIFTAGIGLPVMAVLVISFPVISILWIGQIQTDFIVYGWILGLGWLISTLAIPMYYYCVGAGRIQTILFSQILMVSLNILLGLPAAISGSGYLVAMSMMISLALSTLIIGRQLVIDLKISLRQLTKSPPMRNVIKTILFIGIVLITNVSLSIATSLGKFVFLNFLIHALILLMIAYWSDARGILASRFRRAG is encoded by the coding sequence ATGCAATTGCTATTGGCGTTCCCGCACGAGTTGCGAGACAAAGGTAAAGCAGTGGACTTCCGAAGAACAACTGGTCGTAATGCACGCTGGTCCCTTGCGCAGACCATCATTTCTACAGCCACAGTCTTTGTGTTGTACAAGTATTTGTACAACACTCTCGGCCCCGAAGTTTTAGGCCTTTGGGCTGTTGTGCTAGCTAGCGTCTCTCTTGGACGCCTTGCCGAACTTGGCTTCTCGACGACTATTCTCCGCTATGTCAGCAGACACCTAGCAAACGGAAATAAGGAACACGCTGCGCGTATCTTAGAAACCGGTCTAATCTCGATTGGCTGCCCGTTTGCACTTGTCTTGCTAGTACTCTATCCCATAGCAAATGAGTCCATGCGCTATGTTGTCCCAATCGGAAACCTTGTTGCTGCTCGGGAGATTCTTCCGTACGCGCTTGGCACACTCTGGTTCGGGGTCACAGGTTCAATCATACAATCTGCACTCGACGGCTGCGGACGCATGGATATAAAAAGCCGAATACTTATTATCGGCAACCTCGTGTATGTACCAGCCGCTATATTATTGGTACAGAATTGGAATATAACCGGACTGGCCGCCTGCCAACTATTGCAATCCGCTATCGTGGGAATACTTGTCTGGAGAGCCACCCGGCAAGAACTTCCTGCATTGAAATGGGCACCATTAAATTGGGACAAAGCTTGTTTTCGCGAAATTCTAGGATACGCAGCCGGCCTGCAACTTGGCAATCTACTGCTAATGCTTTTTGAGCCAGCTACAAAAATACTTCTCAGCCGCTATTGTGGCCTGAATGAAGTAGCCCATTTCGAAATGGCAAATCAGGTGGTCTCGCGTGTAAGAGCACTGATAACTTCCGCGACACAAGCATATCTACCCACACTCTCATCCTCTGCTGAAAACGTATCCTTCGTACGACAGATTGTCCGAGAGGCAATGATATTTACTGCCGGAATCGGATTACCGGTGATGGCCGTACTCGTCATTTCATTTCCTGTGATCAGCATCCTTTGGATTGGCCAAATACAGACTGATTTTATAGTTTATGGCTGGATATTAGGTTTAGGCTGGCTAATCTCCACTCTAGCAATCCCGATGTACTACTACTGTGTTGGTGCGGGACGCATCCAAACTATACTTTTTTCACAAATTTTAATGGTTAGCCTAAATATATTACTCGGCTTGCCAGCTGCAATTTCAGGGAGCGGCTATTTAGTTGCGATGTCAATGATGATTTCGCTTGCACTCAGCACTCTAATAATTGGAAGACAGTTGGTTATAGATCTTAAGATTTCGCTTAGGCAGCTTACGAAGAGTCCACCAATGCGAAATGTTATCAAAACGATATTGTTCATTGGAATCGTACTGATAACGAACGTAAGCCTTTCAATTGCAACTTCATTAGGAAAATTTGTATTTTTGAACTTCCTAATTCATGCGCTGATCTTGTTGATGATCGCCTACTGGTCAGATGCGCGCGGCATCCTGGCATCTCGATTTCGAAGGGCTGGATAG
- a CDS encoding acyltransferase: MKRVILNRAISFIADITYLFDTLLKWLHFPLYIELYRQEIWSRSLKAMGDNSKILAGTVIHGANSLSIGSSVVIGENCHMWANGGLTIGDDSLVAAHCTLTTLTHNQDGIIYRKTTFSAPITIGKNVWLGYGVTVLPGVSIGDNAIIGAGAVVTHDIPPNAIAIGVPARVARQR; encoded by the coding sequence ATGAAAAGAGTCATCTTAAATAGAGCTATTTCTTTTATTGCAGATATAACTTATTTATTTGATACGCTGCTTAAATGGCTTCACTTCCCACTTTACATTGAACTTTACAGACAAGAAATATGGTCACGCTCTCTTAAAGCAATGGGAGATAACTCAAAAATATTGGCAGGCACGGTAATTCACGGGGCTAATTCTCTTTCGATTGGGAGCTCCGTGGTCATCGGAGAGAACTGCCATATGTGGGCAAATGGTGGTTTAACAATTGGCGATGACTCGCTAGTGGCAGCGCACTGCACTCTAACAACACTTACTCACAATCAAGACGGAATAATATACCGAAAAACAACTTTTTCTGCGCCAATCACAATTGGAAAAAATGTTTGGCTAGGATATGGAGTAACTGTTTTACCAGGGGTATCAATAGGCGACAACGCGATAATAGGTGCCGGTGCAGTTGTAACTCATGACATTCCTCCGAATGCAATTGCTATTGGCGTTCCCGCACGAGTTGCGAGACAAAGGTAA
- a CDS encoding polysaccharide deacetylase family protein — translation MRLILSLDYEVFFGAKTGSVEKTLIEPTRALSKVASRFAAPLVFFVDAGFLIRLRERKDDAGRSDYSKVRNQLDELVKQGHEIQLHIHPHWEDSVWDGTKWVIDTNRYRLHDHSPEAIRSIVKRYKNELDEVAGSDNVFAFRAGGWVLQPFADLRESLWDAGIWLDSTVYRGGLETSETHSYDFRGAPAMSRWWFDDDPLLPSSEGRFLEVPIASYRLPPSFYWQLAWFKKFGSARHRSFGDGSAIPLGRNDLAAKLFKSTYSVVSMDGFKASFISRAVRNYQVEKLDDFVVIGHPKALSEYSLDALEKSLSHMKQVDFVGYSFYRQERSARTQVLE, via the coding sequence ATGCGCCTGATTTTGTCGCTGGACTACGAGGTCTTTTTTGGCGCGAAAACTGGCAGCGTTGAAAAAACTCTGATCGAGCCGACACGAGCGCTATCCAAGGTCGCATCCCGCTTCGCCGCCCCTCTTGTGTTCTTTGTCGATGCAGGTTTTTTGATCCGACTTCGCGAACGAAAAGACGATGCCGGGCGCTCGGATTACAGCAAAGTACGAAATCAACTTGACGAACTGGTCAAGCAAGGACACGAAATCCAGCTGCATATTCATCCTCACTGGGAAGACTCCGTTTGGGATGGAACAAAATGGGTAATCGATACAAATCGCTACCGATTGCACGATCACTCGCCGGAAGCAATCCGCTCGATTGTTAAGCGCTACAAGAACGAACTTGACGAAGTTGCGGGCTCGGACAATGTGTTTGCTTTCCGCGCCGGAGGGTGGGTACTTCAGCCTTTCGCCGATCTCCGCGAAAGTCTTTGGGATGCCGGAATATGGCTTGATAGCACGGTTTATAGAGGCGGCCTGGAAACCAGTGAAACCCATTCTTATGATTTCCGTGGCGCCCCCGCAATGTCTCGCTGGTGGTTTGACGACGACCCGCTGCTACCCAGTTCAGAAGGCCGCTTTCTGGAAGTGCCGATTGCGTCTTACCGCTTGCCTCCCTCGTTCTATTGGCAGCTTGCCTGGTTCAAAAAATTCGGTTCAGCCCGCCATCGCTCATTCGGTGATGGCTCTGCCATCCCGCTTGGCCGCAATGACCTTGCAGCAAAACTGTTCAAATCGACGTACAGCGTGGTGTCAATGGACGGATTCAAGGCGTCGTTCATAAGCCGTGCAGTTCGTAACTACCAAGTAGAAAAGCTGGATGATTTTGTCGTGATCGGGCACCCGAAGGCTCTGTCCGAATACTCGCTCGACGCATTGGAAAAATCACTTAGCCATATGAAACAGGTCGATTTTGTCGGCTATTCCTTTTATCGGCAGGAGCGATCTGCCAGAACTCAAGTATTGGAGTAG
- a CDS encoding glycosyltransferase family 2 protein yields the protein MKFSIITPSFAQGQYVRQNIESVLSQGIGELEHIVVDGGSKDETVEILRSYPHLKWVSEKDEGQADALSKGLRMATGDIVGWINSDDYYLEGALKKVAELFADPAIQWVIGDISVFDEASGEFIASTSPEISWDALQRNPDIVRQQGAFFRRDFLLQAGGWNKEFYMVMDFDLWTRLAKRSKPVMLREQLAVFRIQKNQKSGLANLHRQTNEITRVLKREKADPVNILGLRIKKEWQWLKGTTKVQLIRAGLLTKKAPSPSLSGSQGS from the coding sequence ATGAAGTTTTCAATCATCACTCCGTCTTTTGCGCAGGGGCAGTATGTTCGCCAGAACATTGAATCTGTGCTCAGCCAAGGTATCGGCGAACTCGAACATATCGTCGTGGATGGCGGATCGAAGGATGAAACGGTCGAGATTCTTCGTAGTTATCCTCATCTGAAATGGGTTTCGGAAAAGGACGAGGGCCAGGCAGATGCCCTGAGCAAGGGGCTTCGGATGGCCACCGGCGATATCGTCGGCTGGATTAACTCTGACGATTACTATCTCGAAGGAGCCTTGAAGAAGGTGGCCGAGTTATTTGCCGACCCGGCGATTCAGTGGGTTATTGGCGACATTTCCGTCTTCGATGAAGCCAGCGGTGAATTTATCGCCAGTACAAGCCCGGAAATTTCCTGGGATGCCTTGCAGCGCAATCCGGATATCGTTCGCCAGCAGGGCGCTTTCTTCCGCCGCGATTTCTTGTTGCAGGCCGGTGGCTGGAACAAGGAGTTCTACATGGTCATGGATTTCGATTTGTGGACACGGCTGGCAAAACGTTCGAAGCCGGTCATGTTGCGCGAACAACTCGCAGTATTCCGAATCCAGAAGAACCAGAAATCAGGGCTGGCCAACCTGCACCGCCAAACGAACGAAATAACGCGAGTGCTGAAGCGGGAAAAAGCTGATCCGGTGAATATCCTGGGGTTGAGAATAAAAAAGGAGTGGCAGTGGCTTAAGGGCACCACCAAAGTTCAGTTGATTCGTGCCGGACTGCTCACCAAGAAAGCCCCTTCCCCATCGCTTAGTGGCTCGCAAGGTAGTTAG